One region of Mugil cephalus isolate CIBA_MC_2020 chromosome 17, CIBA_Mcephalus_1.1, whole genome shotgun sequence genomic DNA includes:
- the ghsra gene encoding growth hormone secretagogue receptor a has product MPSWPNHSECLSHNCSWEETHNTTSNTDPSLPPLNYYSIPLLTAITSACTFLFLVGVAGNVMTILVVSKYRDMRTTTNLYLCSMAVSDLLIFLCMPLDLYRMWRYRPWRLGDALCKLFQFVSESCTYSTILSITALSVERYLAICFPLRAKALVTKRRVRALILLLWTVSLLSAGPVFVMVGVERDSMGPSNLSSWMNETGFFQEVGDTRECKMTRYAVESGLMGAMVWLSSVFFFMPVFCLTVLYSLIGRRLWQRHRETNMSSRVAHRDKSNRQTIKMLVVVVLAFVLCWLPFHVGRYLQFRSLDAPSPLLSVLSEYCSLVSVVLFYLSAAINPILYNTMSWKYRGAAARLFGLTDNQPIRCRTASTVKGDVSNGWTESTVSF; this is encoded by the exons ATGCCCTCTTGGCCAAATCACTCGGAGTGCCTCTCCCATAACTGCAGCTGGGAAGAGACCCACAACACCACCAGTAACACTGACCCTTCCCTGCCTCCTCTCAATTATTATTCCATCCCTCTCCTCACGGCCATCACCTCCGCCTGCACGTTTTTGTTTCTTGTAGGAGTGGCCGGGAACGTCATGACCATTTTGGTAGTCAGCAAGTACCGTGACATGCGAACCACCACTAACTTGTACCTGTGCAGCATGGCTGTATCCGACCTGCTCATCTTCCTTTGCATGCCGCTGGATCTTTACCGCATGTGGAGATACAGGCCCTGGCGCTTAGGCGACGCGCTCTGCAAGCTCTTTCAGTTCGTGTCCGAGTCGTGCACGTACTCCACCATACTGAGCATCACTGCGTTGTCAGTGGAACGCTACTTGGCTATCTGTTTCCCGCTGCGCGCAAAGGCTCTGGTGACCAAAAGACGCGTGCGCGCCTTAATTCTCCTCCTCTGGACGGTGTCCCTCTTGAGCGCCGGCCCCGTCTTCGTCATGGTGGGAGTGGAGCGGGACAGCATGGGACCTTCAAACCTCAGTTCGTGGATGAACGAGACTGGCTTCTTTCAGGAGGTCGGGGACACCAGGGAGTGCAAGATGACGCGCTACGCCGTGGAGTCAGGCCTGATGGGGGCCATGGTGTGGCTgagctctgttttcttcttcatgccAGTGTTCTGCCTGACGGTGCTTTACAGCCTCATAGGCCGCCGGCTGTGGCAGAGACACCGGGAGACGAACATGAGCTCCCGCGTGGCCCACAGAGACAAGAGCAACAGACAGACCATCAAGATGCTGG ttGTGGTTGTGCTGGCCTTCGTCTTGTGCTGGCTGCCTTTCCACGTGGGTCGCTACCTGCAGTTCCGCTCTCTGGATGCTCCGTCACCCCTGCTGTCGGTGTTGTCCGAGTACTGCAGCTTGGTGTCCGTGGTTCTCTTTTACCTGAGTGCCGCCATCAACCCCATCCTCTATAACACCATGTCCTGGAAATACCGGGGCGCAGCGGCGCGCCTCTTCGGCCTGACTGACAACCAGCCGATACGCTGCCGCACAGCCAGCACCGTGAAGGGAGACGTCTCGAACGGATGGACAGAGTCTACAGTCAGCTTCTAA